In Bradyrhizobium lablabi, one DNA window encodes the following:
- a CDS encoding MaoC family dehydratase, which produces MAQAEAFETDFWKHANLRKVWDDIIPGEPRKTIPYTLTREAIELYCKAVGEDHPIYFDEAYAKTTRYGGLIAPPSIHILLMFSCTPADDWMRSPGTVNAGQSWSYNIPARPNDVITLQARALDKFIKRERLFVVHDNVFFNQHGEVICSGRGWTIRPQ; this is translated from the coding sequence ATGGCGCAGGCGGAAGCCTTCGAGACCGACTTCTGGAAACACGCCAATCTGCGGAAAGTGTGGGACGACATCATCCCCGGCGAGCCGCGCAAGACTATTCCCTACACGCTGACGCGGGAAGCGATCGAATTGTATTGCAAGGCGGTCGGCGAGGATCACCCGATCTATTTCGACGAGGCCTACGCCAAGACCACGCGCTATGGCGGGTTGATCGCGCCGCCCTCGATCCACATCCTCTTGATGTTTTCCTGCACGCCGGCCGACGACTGGATGCGCAGTCCAGGCACCGTCAATGCCGGGCAATCCTGGAGCTACAACATTCCGGCGCGACCTAATGACGTGATTACGCTGCAGGCGCGCGCGCTCGACAAGTTCATCAAGCGCGAGCGGCTGTTCGTGGTGCACGACAATGTCTTCTTCAACCAGCACGGCGAAGTGATCTGTTCCGGCCGCGGCTGGACCATCCGGCCGCAGTGA
- a CDS encoding LysR family transcriptional regulator — protein sequence MAKLPDFEGLAIFAKVVELRSFAAAAGELALSKATVSKAVTRLEERLGARLFNRTSRRLALTDAGQKLSERAARLLADGEAAENEALAQSVAPRGLVRLAVPMTFGVKSVAPILPDFLAQYPDVSIDLHLSDAMVDLIGEGFDAGLRIASLPDSSLIARRLCAMPRYTVASPAYLKRYGRPTHPMHLAQHRCLGYAYLSTAGAWNYTNAAGEQASVRPAGPLRVNNGEALIPALLAGLGIADLPDFIVGEAIAAGEVEVILKDWKQTEGSVHLVTPPGGPRPARVEVLADFLAKRLSVAGKLGRAPRKAR from the coding sequence ATGGCCAAACTCCCCGACTTCGAAGGGCTGGCGATTTTTGCAAAAGTCGTGGAATTGCGGTCGTTTGCCGCGGCGGCCGGCGAATTGGCGCTGTCCAAGGCGACGGTGTCGAAGGCCGTCACCCGGCTGGAGGAACGGCTCGGGGCGCGGCTGTTCAACCGTACCTCGCGGCGGCTCGCCTTGACGGATGCCGGTCAGAAATTGTCCGAACGCGCCGCGCGTCTGTTGGCCGATGGCGAGGCGGCCGAGAACGAGGCCTTGGCGCAATCGGTGGCGCCGCGCGGATTGGTGCGGCTCGCAGTCCCGATGACGTTCGGGGTGAAGTCGGTGGCGCCGATCCTGCCGGATTTTCTCGCGCAATACCCTGACGTCTCGATCGACCTTCATTTGAGCGACGCCATGGTGGATTTGATCGGCGAGGGTTTTGACGCCGGCCTGCGGATCGCGAGCCTGCCGGATTCCTCCCTGATCGCGCGGCGGCTATGCGCGATGCCGCGCTATACGGTGGCCTCGCCCGCCTATCTGAAGCGCTACGGCCGGCCGACCCATCCGATGCATCTCGCGCAGCATCGATGTCTCGGCTACGCCTATCTCTCGACGGCTGGCGCCTGGAATTACACCAATGCCGCCGGCGAGCAGGCGAGCGTGCGCCCCGCCGGTCCCTTGCGCGTCAACAACGGCGAAGCGCTGATACCGGCGCTGCTCGCGGGCCTGGGCATCGCCGATCTACCGGATTTCATCGTCGGCGAGGCGATTGCCGCAGGCGAGGTCGAGGTGATCCTGAAAGACTGGAAGCAGACCGAGGGCTCGGTGCATCTGGTGACGCCGCCCGGCGGCCCGCGCCCCGCCCGCGTCGAGGTGCTGGCGGATTTTCTCGCCAAGCGCTTGTCGGTTGCCGGCAAACTCGGAAGGGCCCCCCGCAAGGCCCGCTGA
- a CDS encoding GNAT family N-acetyltransferase has translation MTVLEVGRLSSRAFSGVSGFRVELVRDWTQALSRWGNAGSGTSFQHTHWLAAWYGAFDAVSPLIAIISDNATDQQVAMVPLIHRVKGGIRIVEFADLDLTDYNAPILGQRDVTDARLLCQALMAALRRLPEGIDLIRLRKMPAYVDGRPNPLASLGRMGSCSLNGNLIVIGDDFDVYRASIKRMQLPRSWRVFNRFPGATFRIVASVDEALALLDTTDAQQQARMHSLGSPFSLNDESPARFYRDLVGRGLEEGYVVASALVCGEGIVATGLGIRRGTSFVFLRISNAGKRWSHCSPSRLVIERTMAALHKDGVRQFDLSIGNYAFKRRFGAAQFPLTDASIALGWRGIPYVLRDYAAQWLRGHPWLAKRVGRALGKLSHDGE, from the coding sequence ATGACGGTTTTGGAAGTTGGGCGGCTGAGCAGTCGGGCGTTTTCGGGAGTTTCCGGATTCCGGGTCGAGTTGGTGCGCGACTGGACGCAGGCATTGTCCCGTTGGGGCAACGCGGGCTCCGGAACAAGCTTCCAACATACCCATTGGCTTGCGGCCTGGTACGGCGCGTTCGATGCTGTCTCTCCGTTGATTGCCATCATCTCCGATAACGCGACCGACCAGCAGGTCGCCATGGTACCGCTGATCCATCGCGTGAAGGGCGGTATCCGTATCGTCGAATTCGCCGATCTCGATCTGACCGATTACAACGCTCCGATCCTGGGTCAGCGCGACGTCACGGACGCGCGCCTATTGTGCCAGGCATTGATGGCTGCGCTGCGCAGGTTGCCTGAGGGCATCGATCTCATCCGCCTGCGAAAGATGCCGGCCTATGTCGACGGCAGGCCAAATCCACTTGCGTCGCTGGGACGTATGGGTTCCTGCTCTCTGAACGGCAATCTCATCGTGATCGGCGATGATTTTGATGTCTACCGCGCCTCAATCAAGCGAATGCAGCTGCCGCGAAGCTGGCGCGTCTTCAATCGCTTTCCGGGTGCCACATTTCGGATCGTCGCCAGCGTTGACGAGGCGCTGGCGCTGCTCGACACCACGGATGCGCAACAACAGGCGCGCATGCATTCCCTTGGGTCGCCATTCAGCTTGAACGACGAATCCCCCGCGAGGTTCTATCGCGATCTCGTTGGTCGAGGCCTCGAAGAAGGTTATGTCGTCGCATCGGCGTTGGTGTGCGGCGAGGGAATAGTTGCGACCGGACTCGGCATCAGACGGGGGACGAGCTTTGTGTTCCTGCGTATCAGTAACGCCGGCAAACGATGGTCGCATTGCTCGCCGAGTCGGCTGGTCATTGAGCGAACGATGGCGGCTTTACACAAGGACGGCGTTCGGCAGTTCGACTTGAGCATCGGCAATTATGCTTTCAAGCGCCGGTTCGGTGCAGCCCAGTTTCCGCTGACGGATGCAAGCATCGCGCTCGGCTGGCGGGGTATTCCCTATGTCCTGCGCGATTACGCCGCGCAGTGGTTGCGGGGTCATCCCTGGTTGGCAAAACGGGTCGGACGCGCGCTGGGCAAACTGTCACATGACGGGGAATAA
- a CDS encoding YbaK/EbsC family protein, with amino-acid sequence MSLESVRAFFAEKAPDIAVIESTESSATVELAAQAYGVEPDRIAKTLSLRIGERVVLIVASGTARMDNKKLKAHFGAKPKMLGLDEVAAITGHEVGGVCPFGLKTPLPVYCDISLKAFDEVVPAAGSTHSAVRIAPFRLADLVNAEWVDVC; translated from the coding sequence ATGAGCCTTGAATCGGTCCGGGCGTTTTTCGCGGAGAAAGCTCCCGATATCGCGGTGATCGAGTCCACCGAAAGCTCGGCAACTGTGGAGCTGGCGGCGCAAGCCTATGGCGTCGAGCCGGACCGGATCGCCAAAACGCTGAGCTTGCGGATCGGTGAGCGCGTGGTTTTGATCGTCGCCAGCGGCACGGCGCGGATGGATAACAAGAAGCTGAAGGCGCACTTCGGGGCAAAGCCGAAGATGCTCGGCCTCGACGAGGTCGCCGCGATCACCGGCCACGAAGTCGGCGGCGTTTGTCCGTTCGGATTGAAGACGCCGCTGCCGGTTTATTGCGACATCTCGTTAAAGGCGTTCGACGAGGTTGTGCCGGCGGCGGGCTCGACCCACAGCGCGGTCCGCATCGCGCCCTTTCGGCTGGCCGACCTCGTCAACGCCGAATGGGTCGATGTGTGCTGA
- a CDS encoding amidohydrolase family protein, with the protein MTKLKLPNIEDVVAIDIHTHAEEPCGMHGDDGYDDFQAQMADYFKSPHKHPPTVPETAAYYRSKKIAAVIFPVDAERETGFRRYNNYEMLEVASENLDVLIPFVSIDPHKGKLGVREARKLIEEYGVRGFKFHPTMQGFYPNDRMAYPLYEAINEGGAIALFHTGQTGVGSGMPGGMGMRLKYSNPMYMDDVAADFPDLKIILAHPSFPWQEEALSVATHKPNVYIDLSGWSPKYFPPILVRYINSILQDKMLFGSDWPVITPDRWLSDFAKLEIRDEIRPKVLKANARRILGI; encoded by the coding sequence ATGACAAAATTGAAATTGCCCAATATCGAAGACGTCGTGGCGATCGACATCCACACCCACGCCGAAGAGCCCTGCGGCATGCATGGCGACGACGGTTATGACGACTTCCAGGCGCAGATGGCCGACTATTTCAAGTCGCCGCACAAGCACCCGCCGACGGTGCCGGAAACCGCGGCCTATTATCGCTCGAAGAAAATCGCCGCGGTGATCTTCCCGGTCGATGCCGAGCGCGAGACTGGATTCCGCCGCTACAACAATTACGAGATGCTGGAAGTCGCATCCGAAAATCTCGACGTGCTGATCCCCTTCGTCAGCATCGATCCGCACAAGGGCAAACTCGGCGTGCGCGAGGCGCGCAAGCTGATCGAGGAGTACGGCGTCCGCGGCTTCAAATTCCATCCGACCATGCAGGGCTTTTATCCGAACGATCGCATGGCCTATCCGCTGTATGAGGCGATCAACGAGGGCGGTGCGATCGCGCTGTTTCACACCGGCCAGACCGGCGTCGGCAGCGGCATGCCGGGCGGCATGGGGATGCGCTTGAAATATTCCAACCCGATGTACATGGACGACGTCGCGGCGGATTTCCCCGACCTCAAGATCATCCTCGCGCATCCCTCCTTCCCCTGGCAGGAAGAGGCGCTGTCGGTCGCGACTCACAAGCCGAATGTCTATATCGACCTCTCCGGCTGGTCGCCGAAATATTTTCCGCCGATTTTGGTGCGCTACATCAACTCGATCCTGCAGGACAAGATGCTGTTCGGCTCGGACTGGCCGGTGATCACGCCCGACCGCTGGCTGTCGGATTTTGCCAAACTCGAGATCCGCGACGAGATCAGGCCGAAGGTACTGAAAGCTAACGCGCGCAGGATTTTGGGTATATAA
- the ykgO gene encoding type B 50S ribosomal protein L36, with amino-acid sequence MKVRNSLKSLRGRHRNNRLVRRKGRVYVINKVQRRFKARQG; translated from the coding sequence ATGAAGGTCCGTAACTCGCTGAAATCGCTGCGTGGTCGCCATCGCAACAACCGTCTGGTCCGCCGCAAGGGCCGGGTCTATGTGATCAACAAGGTCCAGCGCCGCTTCAAGGCGCGCCAGGGTTGA
- a CDS encoding pirin family protein, protein MIELRPFAKLGGADHGWLKAKHHFSFGSHYDPSNMGHGRLRVWNDDEIAPNTGFPAHPHANMEIITYVREGAITHQDSLGNKGRTEAGDVQVMSAGSGIRHSEYNLEPTKTKIFQIWIEPNTEGGQPTWGAKPFPKADRSGNFVTIASGIKGDNDALPIRADARVLATTLKAGESAEYAPAKTRNLYLVPAAGAVEVNGVRVNARDGVAIRDEAKLKITALEDSELVLVDAA, encoded by the coding sequence ATGATCGAACTCAGACCCTTTGCAAAACTCGGCGGCGCCGATCACGGCTGGCTGAAGGCAAAACACCATTTCTCGTTCGGCAGCCATTACGACCCCAGCAATATGGGCCACGGTCGTTTACGGGTGTGGAACGACGACGAGATCGCGCCGAACACCGGCTTTCCCGCCCATCCCCACGCCAACATGGAAATCATCACCTATGTCCGCGAGGGCGCCATCACCCATCAGGACAGTCTCGGCAACAAGGGCCGTACTGAGGCGGGCGACGTGCAGGTGATGAGCGCCGGAAGCGGCATCCGTCACTCCGAATACAATCTGGAGCCGACCAAGACAAAAATCTTCCAGATCTGGATCGAGCCGAATACCGAAGGCGGCCAGCCGACCTGGGGCGCGAAACCGTTCCCCAAGGCGGATCGCTCCGGCAATTTCGTTACGATCGCCAGCGGAATTAAGGGTGACAACGACGCGCTGCCGATCCGCGCCGATGCGCGCGTGCTTGCGACGACGCTGAAGGCCGGCGAGAGCGCGGAATATGCGCCAGCAAAAACCCGCAACCTCTATCTGGTTCCGGCGGCGGGAGCCGTCGAGGTCAACGGGGTGCGCGTCAACGCCCGCGACGGCGTCGCGATACGCGACGAGGCGAAACTGAAGATCACCGCGCTGGAAGATTCCGAGCTGGTGCTGGTGGATGCGGCGTAA
- a CDS encoding DUF5996 family protein has protein sequence MSNSHEVPFGVSWPELPTASWRDTCETLHLWTQIVGKIRLVRSPWLNHSWHVALYVTSRGLTTSPIPDGGRDFQVDLDFIDHVLRISTTDGATRQFALAGKSVAGFYTAILAALSELGIHIAIDETPNELPEPIKFSLDHKHASYDPEAVRRFFQILLNADRVLKQFRTSFLGKASPVHFFWGSFDLAVTRFSGKRAPRHPGGVPHLSDAVACEAYSHEVSSAGFWPGGGAIDYPAFYSYAYPEPPGFRTAQVTPKAAFFSEALGEFILPYDAVRTAASPDQALLEFLQSTYEAAANAAKWDRDALECPLGQPGVVRQI, from the coding sequence ATGAGTAATTCTCATGAAGTCCCTTTTGGAGTTTCTTGGCCGGAATTGCCGACCGCATCCTGGCGCGACACCTGCGAGACCCTGCATCTGTGGACCCAGATCGTCGGCAAGATTCGTCTCGTCCGTTCGCCCTGGCTGAACCACTCCTGGCACGTCGCGCTCTATGTCACCTCGCGGGGGCTGACTACCTCGCCGATCCCCGACGGCGGGCGCGATTTTCAGGTCGATCTCGACTTCATCGATCATGTCTTGCGGATTTCGACCACTGATGGCGCGACGCGGCAGTTTGCCCTCGCCGGCAAATCCGTTGCCGGTTTCTACACGGCGATCCTGGCAGCGCTTTCCGAACTCGGTATCCACATCGCAATCGACGAGACGCCGAACGAATTGCCGGAGCCGATCAAGTTTTCGCTGGACCACAAGCATGCCTCCTACGATCCGGAAGCGGTGCGGCGGTTCTTTCAGATTCTGCTCAATGCCGATCGCGTGTTAAAACAATTCCGCACCTCGTTCCTCGGCAAGGCGAGCCCGGTGCATTTCTTCTGGGGCAGCTTTGATCTCGCGGTGACGCGGTTTTCCGGCAAGCGCGCGCCGCGCCATCCCGGCGGCGTGCCGCATTTGTCGGATGCCGTCGCTTGCGAAGCCTACTCGCACGAAGTCAGCAGCGCCGGCTTCTGGCCGGGCGGCGGCGCGATCGACTACCCGGCGTTCTATTCCTATGCCTATCCCGAGCCGCCGGGTTTCCGCACCGCGCAGGTCACGCCGAAAGCAGCATTCTTCAGCGAGGCGCTCGGCGAATTCATTTTGCCTTACGACGCCGTGCGCACGGCGGCGAGCCCGGACCAGGCGCTGCTCGAATTTTTGCAGAGCACCTACGAAGCCGCCGCCAACGCCGCAAAATGGGATCGCGACGCGCTGGAATGCCCGCTCGGCCAGCCCGGCGTGGTGCGGCAGATTTAA
- a CDS encoding MaoC family dehydratase → MTTTFEDLKAGDAIEGPTFAVSRESIRLFCDASLDYNPLHLDDDYMKGSFGKTNFGGIIMHGMNNFGLISRMITGWAYPRGAIHRRLETRWVKPVRPGDTIKPTGIVTSKRATAKSRWVLIDVMVRNQAGEKVATGEAMVEFPH, encoded by the coding sequence ATGACAACGACGTTTGAAGACCTGAAGGCCGGCGACGCGATCGAGGGTCCGACTTTCGCGGTCAGCCGCGAATCGATCCGGCTGTTTTGCGACGCGTCGCTCGATTACAACCCGCTGCATCTCGATGACGACTACATGAAGGGCAGTTTCGGCAAGACCAATTTCGGCGGCATCATCATGCACGGCATGAACAATTTTGGGCTGATCTCACGCATGATCACCGGCTGGGCCTATCCGCGAGGCGCCATTCACCGCCGCCTCGAAACGAGGTGGGTCAAGCCGGTCCGGCCGGGCGACACCATAAAGCCGACCGGGATCGTCACCTCGAAGCGGGCGACAGCAAAGTCGCGCTGGGTCCTGATCGACGTCATGGTGCGCAACCAGGCGGGCGAGAAGGTCGCGACCGGCGAGGCCATGGTCGAGTTCCCGCATTAA
- a CDS encoding tetratricopeptide repeat protein has protein sequence MASRFPRARDGLTAILFTVMIAAVPALAFAQDPHAAPSRKKPPEAPSKLPKVGADKTKGLDFLFGALKAAPDEDSAKHVEARIWAIWMQTPSDTAALLMLRAKAAMEAQQMEIALKLLDAVVKLRPDYVEAWNRRATLYYLQNDYAHSLQDIEQVLVREPRHFGALAGLGMIMQDLGDDKRALDAFRKALAINPHLEKVPELVKSLSEKVEGRDI, from the coding sequence ATGGCATCAAGATTCCCTCGCGCGCGCGACGGCCTGACCGCAATCCTCTTCACGGTGATGATAGCGGCTGTGCCGGCCTTGGCCTTTGCGCAGGACCCGCACGCTGCCCCGTCCCGGAAAAAGCCGCCGGAAGCACCCAGCAAGCTGCCGAAGGTCGGCGCTGACAAGACCAAAGGCCTGGATTTCCTGTTCGGTGCGCTGAAGGCCGCGCCCGATGAGGACAGCGCCAAGCATGTCGAGGCGCGGATCTGGGCGATCTGGATGCAGACCCCGAGCGATACCGCGGCGCTATTGATGTTGCGCGCCAAGGCCGCGATGGAAGCCCAGCAGATGGAAATCGCGCTGAAGCTGCTCGATGCCGTGGTCAAGCTGCGGCCCGATTATGTCGAGGCCTGGAACCGGCGCGCGACGCTGTATTATTTGCAGAACGATTACGCCCATTCGCTTCAGGATATCGAGCAGGTCCTGGTTCGCGAGCCCCGTCATTTCGGCGCGCTGGCCGGCCTTGGTATGATCATGCAGGACTTAGGCGACGACAAGCGCGCGCTGGACGCCTTCCGCAAGGCCCTCGCGATCAACCCGCATCTCGAGAAGGTGCCGGAACTGGTCAAATCCCTCAGCGAAAAGGTCGAAGGCCGCGATATCTGA
- a CDS encoding SDR family NAD(P)-dependent oxidoreductase gives MAKSLAGKVALVTGGSRGIGAASARALADEGANVAISYVASPDKAEAVVEELKAKGVKARAFKADQANSNEVDQLVKDVANHFGRLDILVNNAGVAVGGAVDDANADVAALARQDAINVHGVVTAIRAASKLMGEGGRIVTIGSGIATRASFPGLADYAATKAAIVGYSKGAARDLGPRGITVNVLQPGSVDTDMNPKDGRAFAEAQRTQHALQRYGTPEEIAAGVVFLASPGASFVTGTVLNVDGGFGA, from the coding sequence ATGGCCAAATCACTTGCCGGCAAGGTTGCCCTCGTCACCGGCGGCTCGCGCGGTATCGGCGCGGCAAGCGCCCGCGCGCTCGCCGACGAAGGCGCCAACGTCGCCATCAGCTATGTCGCCTCGCCCGACAAGGCCGAAGCGGTGGTTGAAGAATTAAAGGCCAAGGGCGTAAAGGCGCGCGCCTTCAAGGCCGACCAGGCGAACTCGAACGAAGTCGATCAACTGGTGAAGGATGTGGCAAACCATTTCGGCCGGCTCGACATCCTCGTCAACAACGCCGGCGTTGCCGTCGGCGGCGCGGTCGATGACGCGAACGCGGATGTTGCAGCGCTCGCGCGACAGGACGCCATCAACGTGCACGGCGTGGTCACCGCGATCCGTGCGGCGTCGAAACTGATGGGCGAAGGCGGCCGCATCGTCACCATTGGCTCGGGCATCGCCACCCGCGCATCGTTTCCGGGGCTTGCCGACTACGCCGCCACCAAGGCCGCGATCGTCGGCTACTCCAAGGGCGCGGCGCGCGACCTCGGCCCGCGCGGCATCACCGTCAACGTGCTGCAGCCCGGCTCCGTCGACACCGACATGAACCCGAAGGACGGCCGCGCCTTTGCCGAAGCCCAACGCACCCAGCACGCGCTGCAGCGTTACGGCACCCCTGAGGAAATCGCCGCCGGCGTCGTGTTCCTTGCAAGCCCCGGCGCGTCGTTCGTGACCGGCACCGTGCTCAATGTCGACGGCGGCTTCGGCGCCTGA
- the wrbA gene encoding NAD(P)H:quinone oxidoreductase — MTKVLVLYYSAYGHIEKMANAVAEGAREAGATVDIKRVPELVPPEVAKASHYKLDQPAPVAKVEELANYDAIIVGTGTRFGRMSSQMANFLDQAGGLWMKGALHGKVGGAFSATATQHGGQETTLFSIITNLLHFGLTVVGLNYGFAGQMKLDEVTGGSPYGATTITGGDGSRQPSENELAGARYQGRTIAETAKKLHG; from the coding sequence ATGACTAAAGTTCTCGTCCTCTATTATTCCGCGTACGGCCACATCGAGAAGATGGCCAACGCCGTCGCTGAAGGTGCCCGCGAAGCCGGCGCCACCGTCGATATCAAGCGGGTGCCCGAGCTGGTGCCGCCGGAAGTCGCAAAAGCGTCACACTATAAGCTCGACCAGCCGGCGCCGGTCGCAAAGGTCGAAGAGCTTGCCAATTACGACGCCATCATTGTCGGCACCGGCACCCGCTTCGGCCGCATGTCGTCGCAGATGGCGAACTTCCTCGACCAGGCCGGCGGCCTCTGGATGAAGGGCGCCCTGCACGGCAAGGTAGGCGGCGCTTTCAGCGCGACCGCGACCCAGCATGGCGGCCAGGAAACCACGCTGTTCTCCATCATCACCAATCTGTTGCATTTCGGCTTGACGGTGGTCGGCCTGAATTACGGCTTTGCCGGCCAGATGAAGCTCGACGAGGTTACCGGCGGCTCGCCCTATGGCGCGACTACGATCACCGGCGGCGACGGCAGCCGTCAGCCGTCCGAAAACGAACTCGCAGGCGCGCGCTATCAAGGGCGTACGATCGCGGAGACTGCGAAGAAACTGCATGGCTGA
- a CDS encoding acyltransferase family protein produces the protein MSCAITPRSGCGVIPGWQNGSDARWANCHMTGNNMASAAINETRQFRVLDGWRGIAALLVALFHLNVFSAIYSLDFVRNAFLFVDFFFVLSGFVITHSYANRLRTLKDLGAFAVRRFGRLWPLHAVVLLAFVIVESAKAVSAARGASLANPPFTGAYSLDTIAMNLAFAQSFGIERQLTWNSPSWSICAEFWTYLIFAGALFIAATWLSRIRFGTLSLIAAMLIGCAAILILFAQHGIDATYDLGLVRCLYGFLVGHLTYRLWQAASHLKFRGGLLEVGTLIAITVYVSVVGRTGYSFFAPLVFAVAVFVFAFEAGPISILMSNRGNAWLGRISYSIYMWQAFIIINFVDRPFSMFEKITGRVLTTTEGASSALGNEAGKLIILGGHFVPILVTMLYIGLLIAVASASYYLIEKPGQELFVRLARWRWRRSGSPVQDGVLSRRRAPPAGAAP, from the coding sequence ATGTCCTGCGCGATTACGCCGCGCAGTGGTTGCGGGGTCATCCCTGGTTGGCAAAACGGGTCGGACGCGCGCTGGGCAAACTGTCACATGACGGGGAATAACATGGCTTCAGCTGCGATCAATGAGACCAGGCAGTTCCGTGTGCTGGATGGTTGGCGCGGTATCGCCGCGCTGCTTGTCGCGCTGTTTCATCTGAACGTGTTCAGTGCGATCTATTCGCTGGATTTTGTCCGCAACGCATTTCTTTTTGTGGATTTCTTTTTCGTGTTGAGCGGCTTCGTCATTACCCACAGTTACGCCAACCGTCTCCGAACTCTGAAAGATTTAGGCGCGTTCGCGGTCAGGCGCTTCGGTCGCCTGTGGCCGTTGCACGCCGTCGTACTCCTCGCATTTGTCATCGTCGAAAGCGCGAAGGCGGTTTCCGCGGCGCGCGGCGCATCCCTCGCTAATCCACCCTTCACCGGGGCCTATTCGCTGGATACGATTGCGATGAACCTTGCCTTCGCCCAGTCATTCGGAATCGAACGGCAGCTGACCTGGAATTCGCCGAGCTGGAGCATTTGCGCGGAGTTCTGGACCTATCTGATTTTTGCCGGCGCGCTGTTCATTGCCGCAACATGGCTTTCTCGGATCCGTTTCGGGACCTTGAGCCTTATTGCGGCAATGCTGATCGGCTGCGCCGCAATCCTTATTTTATTCGCGCAACACGGCATCGACGCGACCTATGATCTGGGTCTGGTCAGATGTCTCTATGGTTTCCTCGTCGGGCACCTGACCTATCGCCTTTGGCAGGCTGCCTCCCACCTCAAGTTCAGGGGCGGACTTCTAGAAGTGGGGACGCTGATCGCAATCACCGTCTATGTGTCGGTTGTTGGACGCACGGGCTATTCATTTTTCGCGCCGCTGGTCTTTGCCGTCGCCGTCTTCGTTTTTGCGTTCGAGGCCGGGCCGATCTCGATCCTGATGTCGAACAGGGGAAATGCGTGGCTCGGCCGGATTTCCTATTCGATCTACATGTGGCAGGCCTTCATCATCATCAATTTCGTCGATCGTCCCTTCTCGATGTTCGAGAAGATAACGGGCCGGGTACTGACCACGACTGAAGGCGCAAGCTCGGCACTTGGCAATGAGGCCGGCAAGCTGATCATCTTGGGCGGCCATTTCGTGCCGATCCTGGTAACGATGCTTTATATTGGTCTTCTCATCGCCGTGGCGAGCGCCAGCTATTATTTGATCGAGAAACCTGGACAGGAATTGTTTGTACGCCTTGCACGCTGGCGATGGCGCCGATCTGGTTCGCCTGTGCAGGATGGCGTTCTGTCGCGGAGACGAGCCCCACCCGCTGGTGCTGCTCCATAG
- a CDS encoding haloacid dehalogenase type II, whose protein sequence is MTIKAVVFDAYGTLYDIQSVASVTEEAFPSYGEIITQIWRIKQLEYTWLRSLMRRHQDFSVITEESLAYTLRVLGLKAEPGAFARIMEKYLHLDLYPDALATLAALRGCKLAILSNGSTAMLSALVKNSGLDRVLNATISVDSKKIFKPAPDAYTLIEEVLGVPPTEVLFVSSNPWDSCGAKSFGLNVAWIERVTPEAMALACVKSDVVPPLTMFKAIRTQMDELGLKPDYRIHALSELPGLVAAHEP, encoded by the coding sequence GTGACCATCAAAGCCGTCGTGTTCGATGCCTATGGCACGCTGTACGATATCCAGTCGGTGGCATCGGTCACCGAGGAGGCGTTTCCAAGCTATGGCGAGATCATCACGCAGATCTGGCGCATCAAGCAGCTCGAATACACCTGGCTGCGTTCGCTGATGCGGCGCCACCAGGATTTCTCCGTCATCACCGAGGAATCGCTCGCCTACACGCTGAGAGTGCTTGGGCTCAAGGCCGAGCCCGGCGCGTTCGCGCGCATCATGGAAAAATACCTCCATCTCGACCTTTATCCGGATGCGCTCGCCACGCTGGCCGCGCTGCGGGGCTGCAAACTTGCGATCCTTTCCAACGGCTCTACCGCGATGCTCAGCGCGCTGGTGAAAAATAGCGGGCTCGACCGCGTGCTGAACGCCACCATCAGCGTCGATTCCAAAAAGATCTTCAAACCCGCTCCAGACGCCTACACGCTGATCGAGGAGGTACTCGGCGTGCCGCCGACCGAGGTGCTGTTCGTGTCGTCGAACCCGTGGGACTCCTGCGGCGCCAAGTCGTTCGGGCTGAACGTCGCGTGGATCGAGCGGGTGACGCCGGAGGCGATGGCGCTGGCGTGTGTGAAGAGCGACGTCGTTCCCCCGCTCACGATGTTCAAGGCGATCCGCACCCAGATGGACGAGCTTGGGCTCAAGCCCGACTATCGCATCCACGCGCTATCGGAACTACCCGGTCTGGTCGCTGCGCATGAGCCTTGA